The Panicum hallii strain FIL2 chromosome 5, PHallii_v3.1, whole genome shotgun sequence genome contains the following window.
TTGCCATCACCGATGGGCTCCGATCAGAGGGTTCTCCCGCTGTTCCTGCTACGTGCTCCCTCCCATCCCAGTCGTGGCTGCTTGCTGCTCCGGAGACGGCGACCGGCAGCAGGTGCAGCCTGTATATGGTTGCCTAACTGGGGCTAGGGACTAGGGAGCTGTTCGCAAGCATCATCTATCACCGCGCGTGTGGAAATCTGGTTGGTTCATACGCGTCGCGTTCTGGACGTTCGTTCTGTATACGGTTTGAAACTGTCGAATGAGAGGTGGAAGACTTTGACGGTTTGACCTCGTGGAAGGATTCGTTGTGCAAACGTGCAGTGTTGAACTGTTGATCTACTCCTACGCTGCTTCTCCGCGCAGGAGAACGCCCCTGTTTATAATAGGAGTAATTAAAAGCTCAAAATGTTTTattaaaaaagaagaagaggcaGTTCTGTCAATGGAACTCTTCACAGGCCCGGTCGCACCAGGTTTCTCGGCCTTGGGCCATGGCTCGACCCAACAAGAGGCCACTCTAAGCCCAACCCACCCGTTCTCCCTTTCGGCCATGGAGGCCGCGAGCAGCAAGCAGGAGGAGACGGGGAGGAGCGGAGGCGCAGGagatggcggcgacggcgacgacgaggcgaagaggaaggaggaggcgcTTGCGTCCAGCAGGCTCCTCGACCCGGGATTCAAGCCCTCCAAGCTATCGCAGGACCGGCTCGACAAGTTCAAGGTGCCCTTCTTGTACTGCATTTCTCCATACCTTCGATGTCACTCCTTTGCTGCTCTCGATCCACGCATGGGGATggttgttctgtattttaattTTCGTACAGTAAGTGCGTGTCAGTAGGAAGCCTAATTGGAGGTAGTCTATGCAGGATGAGCTTATTAATGCGCGGAAGAGTGGTCTCGCTCTCGCTTCTTAATTTGGGACGTATACATGAACAAGTTTGAGATTCAGTAGGGTTAACGGTCGATGATATGTTTGCGTTGTTATTGTAGAATAATCCACTAAACTCTAGTTCAGTTAATTCTGAGTTTCAGACCGTAGCCCATATGCACGAATTTGTCGCCTGATTGTTGGAGAGTTTGGCAGTGTGGTTCGCTGTTAATTGGGAAATATGTCCTGTTGGGCCTGTTTGGGTAAGGGGGGATTAGATCTAAATCCTTACGATTTGGtgcaaatttgaattcaataaCAAAAACTCTACTACGCAAACAGGACCCTGgtgtttttgtaattatggaaaccAGTCAATCTTAAGAGTTAAGTCTGCATTTTTTGTGTCAAGTATCTGCAGCCAAAGGCGCAAAAGTTTGAGATGGGAGATTTTATAGCTTCCAACTACTTTGAAGAGTTCAGATAGAAGAACATAGGAATGAATATGATTATATTCTTTGAGAAACATAGGATAATTGTTTTTCTTTAATTCAAAGTTGCTTCGTAGAAGAACAGCTGGTGCTAGTTATACGTAAACTACATTGAATCCATCAAATCGAAGAAGAAATCGAACTGAGAAAATGTAAAAATAGCACTTCTAGCCTTCTTTTTTACCCTAGCCTTCTAGAAGTGTTTATTGGAAATCCTATCGCATACAGTAGTAGACTCTGGGTTGGTACATGGAACAATATATTGCAATCCTTATCTTATCAGGGCTAGAGACCTCGAGTTGATGTGATAAAAGGTTCCATGGTTTACGTTCTGTCTTCTTTTATCTGTCAAACCAAAGTCTTCAGCCCATTGATGTCAGTCAGTTCAAAGAGATACCTCAAATGCTTAAGTTGAATTTGCTAATCTCTAAGCCCTGAACGGCAAATCTTCAGAGATGTAACATGTGTTTGACATTATGATCCTCCTTCATAATATCCATTCTTGATATATTTGATTGTTTTCTTTTGAATTTACCAAGTCAATTACTTAATTTTTCATGGATGCAGGAATTGCACAAGAAACGGTTACAGATAACTGAAAAGCCAAAGCATAAAAGAAAACCAAAAGGTACCTGTCTTTCATACATGTGCTCTTGTTTAAGCATGCAACTCACTGATCAGACGTTCTAATTCTTAAGGAACAACCGGGAGAAATACCAAAGTAAACAACGATTATAAATTCCCTGACAAGGATGAATCTGCTGATAGTTCTCCAAGAGATGTACACCATTCATCGTCAGTTACAGTAATCCAACAGGTATTCCTGGTTATACTAACTGCTGGGCACTAATTTTGACCTACATTCTGTAAACAATGCTTTTGCTAGAATCTTTCAACAATGATAAATAAGCagccaaaaaaaaaacacagTAATGAAGATCTTTTACTTTAGTATCTTCATCAACCCCAGTAATCTTTAGATTGATCTTAGGTATTGAAAGTTTTTCCAAGTAAGGCAACAAACTTTGGAAGTTTCAGCCATTGTTATGGCGAAACACAAACTGTTTCCATAGTGTTTTTGACAGGTATATCACACACTGAGTCGCTGATAATTGCCATTTTAATGGAAATTGAACAATGAACTAATGGTAAAGTAGCTTAGTGCTTTAGTTTAGTTTTTAGGTGAAAGCTTCAAATGCTAAAAGTCTAACAATCAAAGTGCATCAAGTGATTGCCCAATGTTCTCTTCATGTCAGATACTCAGATATTTGTCAGCTTGATTTGAGAAATTGCTAACAGATCCTTTGTCCATCCTCCATGATAATATTTTGACTACAGTGCAGATATCATTAGGAGAATTCATCTTACTTTAATTATACACTACAGTTGTGATTCCATGCAATAATTGTGATGGTTTTACTACCATATATTTACAGGATCCTGCATCAGCCCTGTCCTCAAGGAACAAAAGGAAGCTACATTGGGGGTATGTTTTCAGTATTGTATCATACTGTGTATTAAAATCTATCTGTCGCACCCTTGTGTTACTCTTAACTTGTTTAGTATTCAGTCTTAACTCCATTGCTTTGCTTTTCATTACTCAAAAGATTTGTTTAATTTGCACAATTCCTTTTAGTAACGGAAACCTTGTTTTTTCTCTCTCAAAAACTCTAATAGTGCCGCTCCATGTTTCATTGTTCAAAAAGAAAACACCGGTTTACTTGTCAACTTCGATATGTGGGCAAATTAGGCACACAGGTTTCAGGCTGCAATTTAGTAATAGATATAGTCTTTGCTGCTAACCTTAAGCTTTCTATCAACTCTGTCTGTTGAGCATGAGTTATCTCCACTATTAAGAATCAACAGAATTTGAACCATGAGAAAGTAAGGTTTAAAGCAGAATTATCTTAGTTCTGATGGAATGTGAGTTGGTAGCAGTCTATCATGGTGTGACATTATTGTGACCACATTTCTGAAATGCTGATGTGATAGTTTGTTTATCCCTTTTCACT
Protein-coding sequences here:
- the LOC112891877 gene encoding uncharacterized protein LOC112891877; amino-acid sequence: MEAASSKQEETGRSGGAGDGGDGDDEAKRKEEALASSRLLDPGFKPSKLSQDRLDKFKELHKKRLQITEKPKHKRKPKGTTGRNTKVNNDYKFPDKDESADSSPRDVHHSSSVTVIQQDPASALSSRNKRKLHWGLDIKERWERKANM